A stretch of DNA from Pseudomonas sp. HN11:
AGCCAGCCGGTGGACGACAACCGCAACCGCGAACAGGTCCGGCAGAACGGCACGCTTTCGTTGGCGATTACTCCGAAATAGCCCTTGCCGGGTATTTCATAACGTACTGCGGTCGCGTCAATGGGCGCATTGGCTTGCAGGTATTCATGCTGTTCGCCGATCAGGCCCAGTAGCTGTTGCAGGCTGACAAATTGCTGCAGAAACGCGTTGGAGTCCTTGGCCAGATGGCCCATGCGCATCAGTTCGATAAAGCGCAGTTCATAACCACGCTCCAAGCAGTACTCGAGCAGCGGCATCACCTGGTCGAGGTTCTGGCCGCGCAACGGCACCATGTTGACCTTGATCTTGATTCCGGCGGCGCGGGCCTGGTCCATGCCGTCGAGTACGGTGGCCAGGTCGCCGCCACGGGCGATGCTGCGGAAGGCGTCCGCATCCAGGGTATCGAGGGAGACATTGATGCGCTTGATCCCGGCCTCGACCAGCAGCGGCAGTTTACGCGCCAGCAGTTGGCCGTTGGTGGTCAGGCTGATGTCACTGAGCCCCATCTGCCCGACCGCGCCCATGAAGGCTTCCAGCTTGGGGCTGACCAACGGCTCGCCGCCAGTGATACGCAGGCGGTCGATGCCCGCCGCTTCGATCAGGTATTCCACACCACGGGCCATGGCCTCGGCCGAGAGTTCGTCCTGGGCAGCCACTAGCCGCTTGCCGTTAGGCACGCAGTAGGTACACGCGTAATTGCAGGCTGAGGTCAGGCTGATCCGCAAATTGCGAAAACGCCTGCCTTGACGATCAACGATCATGGATCACTCCGACAGAGGATGATTCGGGCGCGCTAAAAGCTGACTGATAAATCAGCTTTTAGCAAGAGTCCTTGCCTGAGTATATTCCTGGGGTACTACGCGTGGCAGCAAATCATTACGTGGAAGGCGATTCCAGCGGCGGTTGCTCGCTACTGTGCTTGCGCTTGTTGCCCATGCGCACGCCGATGTCCATCAGGAACTGGAAGAACCCTTCCTGATCTTCCAGCACATTGCTCCAGAACGGCGAGTGGTACAGCGCCACGGCGCCGTGCACCAAAGCCCAGGCGGCGCAGTAGTGGAAATACGGGGGCACGTCTTCGAGCTTGCCTTCGCTGATGCGGCCCTTGATCAACAAGGTCAGGCGTTCGAAGTTCGAAGCACGGATCTTGTGCAGTTCCTCGACCATCTCCGGCACCTGATGGCCCTTGACCACCTTTTCTTCCAGGCGGTCGAACAGGCGGTAGCGCTGCGGGTCACGCATACGGAACTCGAAGTAGGCACGGGACAGGGCTTCCTTGTCCTTGTCCACATCCGCCGAATGCAGCAGCTCGTTCAAGTCGCGCTCGTAGTCGAGCATCAGGCGCAGGTAGATCTCGGCCTTGGACTTGAAGTGCTTGTAGATCGTGCCTTTGCCGATACCCACGGCATCCGCGATCATCTCGACGGTGACGCTGTCTTCACCCTGTTCGAGGAACAGTTTGAGTGCGGTGTCGAGAATTTCCTGCTCACGGCGGCGAAACTCACGGACCTTACGGGGTTCTTTGTGCATGAGGAAAAGGTCTGCAAAGGTCGAAATAGGGAGGGTTGCGCAGGGCCACGGATACGCGGCGATACGATTTACCCGGTATGAGGGATTATCCCGACTGAACGGTCGCTGGGCAATGCCTATGTGAACCCGAAACGCCTTTTACTTTCAGTGCGCCAACGTTTTCATGGATATCAGTCAGAAATAATACGCAACAACTGCCGCCGTGCTCCTGCCTAATGAGAACTCAAGCGAAGCGCGCGTATTCCAAATCTGTTTAAAAAACGACCAGTCGCGACTGGACTGAATCCGATACTGATCAATACTTGAACTGTCGGCGTGACATCTCCCCCAAGTGACGCGCCGACCTGGGTACCAACGGACCGCGTACCCTTGTTTTACTCCTAATGGTCTTAACCCGGATTCCCCCCCCAGAACCCGGGTTTTTTTTGCTTGGGATTTGGCAACGTCAGCCGGCTACGTGGGCCAACGGGAACAGGCGCTTGAAGTTCTCGGTAGTCTGCTCGGCAAAGCGCTCGTAGGACTCGCCGCGCAGCATCGCCAGGTAATCCGCCACATCGCGTACGTATTCCGGCAGGTTCGGCTTGCCGCGATGAGGAATGGGCGCCAGGTACGGCGAATCGGTTTCCACCAGCAGACGGTCGGCCGGCACTTGGCGCGCGACGTCGCGCAGGGCATCAGCGTTGCGGAAGGTGACGATGCCCGACAGGGAAATGTAGAACCCCAGGTCCAGTGCCGCCTTGGCCATGTCCCAGTCTTCGGTAAAGCAATGCAGCACCCCGGCCTGGGGTAGCGCGGCTTCGCGAAGCAGCGTCAGCGTGTCGGCACGCGCGCCACGGGTGTGGATGATCACAGGTTTGCCGGTCTGCTGAGCAGCTTGCAGATGCAGGCGGAAGGAGGACTGCTGCAACTCGGCGGCTTCGGGCTCGTAGTGGTAATCCAGGCCGGTTTCGCCGATGGCCACCACCCGTGGGTGATTGAGCTCAGTCAGCAGCCAATCAAGCGCTGGAGCTTCGCCAGGCTTGAGGTCCAGCGGGTGGATGCCCACCGAGCAATCCACATCGGCATAGCGATCAGCCAAGGCTTTGACGTCGGCCGCGTTTTCCGCGCTGACGCCGATGCACAGGAAGTGCCCTACCCCGCGCTGGCGTGCAGCTTCGAGGGCAGCATCAAGGGAGCCGCCATGTTGGGTCAGGTCGAGACGGTCAAGGTGGCAATGGGAATCTACGAGCATAGGGATCTGCAACTTAAGTCACTAAAAGTATCTGGCCGACGATACCCTCATCGGCCACGGAAATTAACGGCGCCCGAGCAACCCAACCCACTGCACCAGCAGTGCTTCGAGCAACAACACGCGGTTGAGGTTGGCCTTGCCGAGCACTTTCTGGCGCTGGGCGAGGATCCAGTCCTGGATCGTCAGCACCTTGTCCTGGGCACTTTTCTGCGCCAGGTATTGCACCACTTTGCGCATATCCGGCAGGCCCAGGCCGTTTTCATCCTGGGTCAGCTGGTAGCGCAGGATCAGGCTCGACCAATCGCAGAACCAATCGAACAGCAACAGCAGGGGAATATCCTTCCAGGCGGTTTCTGCCAGTTGGGTGGCGGACACTTCCTGCTTGATGAGTTTCTTTACGCCATCGACCACCAACGCGCGCTGTTCACGCACGCCCTGGGCTTGCAGCTTCACCGCCGCCAAGGGCGATCCGGCAGCCAGGGTCAGCAGCTCGACCCGTTCGTCGTGGCTGCATTCCGGCAATGCCTGCGCCAGCCACTCAAGGCTCATGGCCTCGCTCGGCAACGGGCACGCCTGCTGCACGCAGCGACTGCGGATGGTCGGCAACAAACGGCTGGACTGGTGGCTGACCAGCAGCAACACGGTATCGCCGGACGGCTCTTCCAAACTCTTGAGCAAGGCGTTGGCGGCGTTGATATTCATCGCCTCCACCGGCTCGATCAACACGACTTTGCGCCCGCCCATTTGCGCGGTTTGCACCACGAAGCTGACGAGATCGCGCACCTGGTCGACCTTAATCGCCTTATCGGCTTCCTCGGGCTCCAGCAGGTAGTTATCCGGATGGCTACCGGCCTTGAGCAGCAGGCAGGATTTGCACTCACCGCAGGCTTCCAGGTTGACCGGGCGCTGGCACAGCAGGCTGGCCATGAGGCGCTCGGCCAGATCACGCTTGCCGATCCCTGCCGGACCATGCAACAGGTAGGCATGGGCGTGCTGAGCACGACCGGCCAATTGTTGCCACAGGCTGTCCTGCCACGGGTAGGCTTCAGCCACGGGCGCGCACCAGCAATTCAGGCAACAGGCCGTCGATGGCGTGCTGCACTTGAATCAACGGTTGGGCCGCATCCAGCAAGTAGTAACGCGCAGGATCGGCGGCGGCACGTTTGAGGAACGCGGTGCGTACGGCGTCAAAGAAGGCCTGGCCTTCCAGCTCGAAACGGTCCAGGCGACCACGGGCGCTGGCGCGGGCCAGGCCGACTTCCACCGGCAGGTCGAAGACCAGAGTCAGGTCAGGGCGCAGATCGCCTTGAACGAAGGTTTCGAGAGTGGCGATGCGCGCCAGGGACAGGCCTCGACCACCGCCCTGGTAGGCATAGGTGGAATCGGTGAATCGGTCGCAGATCACCACGGCACCTCGCGCCAGGGCCGGGCGAATCACCTCGGCCAAGTGCTGGGCACGGGCGGCGAACACCAGCAGCAGCTCGGTATCCGGATTCATCTGCTCTTCACCCGGCGCCAGCAGCACCTCGCGGATACGCTCGGCCAGCGGAGTGCCGCCGGGCTCGCGGGTCAGCACCACCTCGATACCTTCGGCGCGCAAGCGCTCGGCCAGGTAATCGCGGTTGGTGCTTTTGCCGGCGCCTTCGGGGCCTTCCAGGGTAATAAACAAGCCAGTCACAGGCAGTCCTTAGTCAGAATTATTGCGGGCTTTGCGGCGCAACAGTGTCCGGCGCAGGCTCGGCCGGATTTTCCACGGGCCCATCGGCCGATGGCGTTGCGTCTTGCGCAGGCTTCACCACCGGTGCCGGGCTGGAGCGATAGTCGGCGCGGCGCTTGAGCTGGAACTCCCGCACGGCGGCATTATGCGCATCCAGGTTATCGGAAAAAATATGGCTGCCGTCACCCCGCGCAACAAAATACAGGCTGCTGCCCGGAACCGGGTTCAGCGCGGCATGAATCGCCTCGCGACCGACCATGGCGATAGGCGTCGGCGGCAGGCCGGCGACCATGTAGGTGTTATAGGGATTGGCTTCCTTGAGATGGGCGCGGGTCAACTTGCCGTTGTAGCGCTCGCCCAGGCCGTAGATCACGGTCGGGTCAGTCTGCAACAACATGCCGACCTTCAGGCGACGCACAAATACGCCGGCGATCTGACCACGTTCTTCAGGCACTCCCGTTTCTTTCTCCACCAGGGAGGCCATGATCAGCGCTTGATAAGGGTCGGTGTACGGCGCATCGGCCGCGCGCTTGCTCCACTCCTGGGCGAGTACATCGTCCAGGCGGTTGTAGGCTTTTTTCAGGAATTCGACGTCGGTCATGCCACGCACGAAGCGGTAGGTATCAGGAAAGAACCGACCTTCCGGGAACACGCCAGGGTGGCCTAGCTTATCCATGACGTCCGCATCGCTCAGGCCTGCGAGGGTCTGCACGATCTTTTCATGCTTGGCCAGGGCCGAACGCACTTGACGGAAGTTCCAGCCCTCTACCAGCGTCAGGCTGTATTGCACCACCTCGCCACGCTGCCACAGGCTGATCAGGCTTTGCGCCGTCATGCCGGGGGTCATGCGGTATTCACCGCTGTGCAGAGGCTGGCCGTCAAGGTTGAAGCGCCAGTACAAGCGCAACCAGAAGGCGCCGTCGAGCACGCCATCGGCTTCCAGGCGATTGAAGGTGCCAGTGGGGGTCGCCCCTGCCGGTACGTCGAGCAATTGCTCCTGGGACAGGTTCAAGGGCTGCTTCAGGGCAGCGTCGTATTTCCAGGCGCCATAGCCCAACAGCAAGGCCGCCGAGAACAGACCGATCAGCAGCAGTACAATCAGTTTTCGTATCAACTCAAATTTCCAATAGCGCGCGAACAATGCCCTGCAGTTTACGGGTGAGCGGCCCAACCGGCCAGCTCATCGCAGCGTAACCGCGCACCGGCCAAATGCCATAAACGCTGTTGCACACGAAGACTTCTTCGGCCTGCTGCATCTGCTCAAGATCGATGTCGGCCACGGCCACCGGGAGGCCCAGGCTTTGTGCCTGGGCGAGAATCTCGGCGCGCATTACGCCGGCAACGCCGCAACGCGTCAGATCAGCGGTTAGTAACAAGCCGTTGCACACCAGGAACAGGTTGCTGAATACGCCTTCGATGACACGGCCGGACATATCCAGCATCAAGCCTTCGGCGTACTCGGCGTCTTGCCACTCGGCGCGGGCGATCACCTGCTCCAGGCGATTGAGGTGCTTGAGACCGGCCAGCAACGGCTGCTCGGCCAAGCGCGTCGCACATGCAAACAGACGGATGCCGTCGGCTGCATGGGCGTGGGGATAGGTCGCGGGCGGACTGCCCTGCAAGATACGGCGCACCGGAGCGCCGGGGTTGATGCCATAACCGCGCAAACTGTCGCCACGGGTGAGGATCAACTTGAGGACACCATCGCCGAGGGCAGCGGCATAGGCCAGCACTTCGCTGCGAATCAACTCATGATCCGCAACCAAGGCGAGACGCCTGCCCCCCTCATCGAGGCGTTGCAGGTGACGGTCGAGCAGCACCGGCTGCCCGGCCTTGACGGCGATGGTCTCGAACAGCCCATCGCCATACGCCAGGCCGCGATCTTTCAGGGGCACGCTGTCCGCTGGCTGACCGTCGACCCAGCTGTGCATCACTCGGCGAACCGACGGAACACCAGGGAACCGTTGGTGCCGCCAAAACCAAACGAGTTGGAGATCACCACGTCGATCGGCATCGGCTGTGCTTCGTGAGGCACGAAGTTCAGGTCGCAGCCTTCATCCGGCTCATCCAGGTTGATGGTCGGCGGAGCGACCTGGTCCTTGATGGCCATGACGCTGAAGATCGCCTCGACCGCGCCCGCCGCACCCAACAAGTGGCCGGTCATGGACTTGGTGGAGCTGACCGCCAGCTTATAGGCGTGCTCGCCGAACACCGACTTGATGGCTTCGGCTTCCGCCAAGTCGCCGGTCGGAGTCGAAGTGCCGTGGGCGTTGATGTACTGCACCTGGTCCGCATTGACCTTCGCATCACGCAGGGCGTTGGTGATGCAACGCGCAGCGCCGGCACCGTCGGACGGTGGCGAAGTCATATGATAGGCGTCGCCGCTCATGCCAAAGCCGATCAGCTCGGCGTAAATGGTGGCACCCCGCGCCTTGGCGTGTTCCAACTCTTCCAGCACCAGGGCACCGGCACCGTCGGACAATACGAAACCGTCACGGCCTTTGTCCCATGGACGGCTGGCGCGGGTCGGTTCGTCATTGCGCGTCGACAATGCACGGGACGCGCCGAAGCCGCCCATGCCCAAACCACAGGCGGCCATTTCAGCGCCGCCGGCGATCATCACGTCGGCTTCGTCATAAGCAATGTTACGCGCCGCCATGCCGATACAGTGCGTGCCGGTAGTGCACGCCGTGGCGATGGCGTAGTTAGGCCCCTGTGCGCCCAGGTGGATGGACAGGAAACCGGAAATCATATTGATGATCGAGCCCGGGACGAAGAACGGTGAAATTCGACGGGGGCCGGAATCGTGCAACGTGCGGCTGGTTTCTTCGATATTGGTCAAACCGCCAATACCCGACCCCATGGCCACGCCGATGCGGTCACGGTTGGCGTCGGTGACTTCCAGGCCAGCGTTACGCACCGCCTGAAAACCGGCTGCCAAGCCGTATTGAATGAACAGGTCGAGTTTGCGGGACTCCTTGACCGAGAGGTATTCCTCGACGTTGAAACCCTTTACCGAGCCGCCAAAACGGGTGGAATAGGCAGAAAGGTCCGTGTGTTCGATCAGACCAATACCACTGTGGCCAGCCAGAATGCCCTGCCAACTGCTCGGCACATCCGTGCCCAGTGGCGACAACATACCCATACCGGTGACTACGACGCGTCTACGCGACACAGCACTCTCCTTTTTCTAATGACGACACTTTTGCTTCAACGCTTACTTTTCATCAGGGCTAAAGAAAAAACCGCACGCCGTTACAGCAGTGCGGTTTTTCCCTGACAGCAAGCGACGACTACAAACTGTTACGCCTGGTGGCTGGTAACGTAGTCGATAGCAGCTTGAACAGTAGTGATTTTTTCAGCTTCTTCGTCCGGGATTTCGGTCTCGAATTCCTCTTCCAGAGCCATCACCAGCTCAACGGTGTCAAGGGAATCGGCACCCAGGTCTTCTACGAAGGAAGCAGTGTTGACCACTTCTTCTTCTTTAACGCCCAGTTGCTCGGCGACGATTTTCTTGACGCGCTCTTCGATGGTGCTCATACCTTGTTTAACTCCTAATGGACAAATTCAGGCAGCTGGCCAGTGGGTAAGTGTATAGAAAGCCTTTTCAGCTTTTCAACTGAAAGCTTCACCCTGTACCCGGTCGGCCACCTGCCTATAAATTAAGTTGCAGCTTTATAACGGATTTTAGACAGCTCGTATGACATTTTTTTGAAGCGATCCGTCACAATTTAACTCATGTACATCCCGCCGTTCACCGGGATTGTAGCCCCAGTCACGTAGGCCGCACCGTCGGATGCCAGGAAAGTGACCACATTCGCGATCTCTTGAGCCTGGCCCAGACGGCCCAGCGGAATCTGCGTCAGCAACACTTCACGCTGTGCTTCCGGCAGTTCGCGGGTCATATCGGTGTCGATGAACCCTGGGGCCACCGAGTTGACCGTAATCGACCGCGAGCCGACTTCACGTGCCAATGCACGGCTGAAACCTTCCAGACCGGCCTTGGCGGAGGCGTAGTTTACTTGGCCTGCGTTGCCCATGGCACCCACTACGGAGCCAATATTGATAATTCGGCCCCAACGCGCCTTGGTCATGCCACGCAAAACGCCCTTGGACAGGCGAAACAGACTGTTCAAGTTGGTGTCGACCACGTCGTACCACTCGTCGTCTTTCATGCGCATCATCAGGTTATCGCGGGTGATACCGGCGTTATTCACCAGAATCGCCGGCGCGCCGAACTGTGCAGTGATCTCGGCCAGTACGCCAGCCACGGACTCATCGCTGGTCACGTTCAGCTCAAGGCCGGTGCCTTGCACGCCGTTTTCCTTCAAGGTCGCGGCGATACGCTCGGCGCCCGATGCCGATGTGGCGGTGCCGATCACGACGGCGCCCTGACGGCCCAGCTCCAGGGCGATCGCCTGGCCAATGCCACGGCTGGCGCCGGTAACCAGTGCAACTTTACCTTGCAGACTCATGCAGGCTTCTCCTTAGTTCGGGGGATCAGGCCAGTGCCGCGCGAGCGGCAGCGAAGGCATCCGGGGTATTGAGGTTGGCGGTCGACACACCGTCGGCGCAACGTTTGTTGAGGCCGGCCAGGACTTTGCCCGGGCCGCACTCGACCAGCTCGGTGGCGCCATTGGCCGCCAGGGTCTGGACCGACTCAACCCAGCGTACGGGCTTGTAGAGCTGCTCCAGCAGGTCGCACTTGAGGGTGTCGAGGTCGGCGGCCACAGCTGCGCTGACGTTCTGCACCAGCGGGATCTGCGGCGCCTGCCAGTTGATGGCGGCGATGGACTCGGCAAAGCGCTCGGCAGCCGGACGCATCAGCTCGCAGTGCGATGGCACGCTCACCGGCAACGGCAAGGCGCGCTTGGCGCCACGGGCCTTGCAGCCTTCGATCGCACGCTCAACGGCAGCCTTGGCACCCGCAATCACCACCTGGCCAGGGGAGTTGAAGTTCACGGCGCTGACCACTTCGCCCTGGGCCGCTTCGGCGCAGGCTTCGATCACCACGGCATCGTCCAGGCCCAGGATAGCGGCCATGCCGCCCTGCCCGGCCGGAACGGCCTCTTGCATCAACTGGCCACGGCGCTCGACCAGCTTGACCGCTTCACCGAGGGTCAGGCTGCCCGCCGCCACCAAGGCGCTGTACTCGCCCAGGCTATGCCCGGCGACAAATGCCGGACGCGCACCGCCTTCCGCCAGCCACAAGCGCCACAGGGCGATCGAAGCGGTCAGAATGGCCGGCTGGGTTTTGTCGGTTTGATTGAGTTGCTCTTCCGGCCCCTGCTGGGTCAGTGCCCACAGGTCGTAACCCAGGGCGTCGGAAGCTTCCTTAAAGGTGTCCAGGATCAGCGGGTGCTGCGCGCCCAGCTCGGCCAACATGCCGAGGGACTGCGAGCCCTGCCCTGGAAAGACGAATGCGAGGGATGTAGACATGTAACAAGCCCCTAATGATCTGGTCGTCAAAAATGCGCACGCCTACGGTGGGGGCGCACGAAACTGACAGATTGGATGGTCAATTGAACTGGCCGGTCACATTTAAACACTCTCGGGCCGATTAGCCTAAGGCAACAGGTCCTCAAGACGGCCGCGCAAGCGTTGCGGCAGGTTTTCCTGGATCTCGATCAGGGCCCGCGCAATCGCGCTTTGAAAGCCCTCTACACCTGCCGAGCCATGGCTTTTCACCACAATGCCCTGCAAACCCAGGAAACTCGCACCATTATGCCGCGCCGGCGCCAGGTCAGCCTGCAGGCGGCGCATCAACGGTAGCGCCAAGGCGCCGACCAGGCGCGACGCCAGGTTCTGCTTGAACAACGCCTCGATGCGGGTGGCAATCATGGTCGCCAGGCCTTCGCTGGATTTGAGCAGGATATTGCCGACAAACCCATCGCACACCACCACGTCCGCCTCACCGCGATACAAGCCGTCACCCTCGACAAAGCCGATGTAGTTCACGCCCCGCGCGCCTTGCAGCAAGGCGGCGGCGAGCTTGACCTGCTGATTGCCCTTGATGTCTTCAGTGCCGATGTTCAGCAAGGCCACCCGTGGCCGGGCAACGCCCAGCGCTTCAGCGGCCACCGAGCCCATCACGGCAAACTGGAACAAGTGCTCGGCACTACAGTCGACGTTCGCGCCCAGATCCAGCAGCTGGCAATAGCCTTTTTGTGTCGGAATCGCCGCCACCATCGCTGGCCGGTCAATCCCGGGCAACGTCTTGAGCACAAATCGCGACAACGCCATCAGAGCCCCGGTATTGCCGGCACTGACACAGGCATGCACCTTGCCATCACGCAGCAGCTCAAGCGCCACCCGCATGGACGAATCAGGCTTGCCACGCAGGGCCGCCGCCGGCTTCTCATCCATGGTGATGGTTTCGTGGGCCGGCGTGATTGTCAGGCGCGCGCGATCCACCGCCGGATGGCTGGCAATCAGTTCTTCAAGTAAGGAGGGTTGACCGACAAGGGTCAGGTGCAGCGAGGGTGTGGCAGACAGGCTGGCAACGCAGGCCTGAACAATGCTGCGGGGACCGAAGTCCCCGCCCATTGCGTCTATCGCGATGACTAGAGCAGACAAGTGATTACTCGTCAGCGCCCTTGTCGATCACTTTACGGCCACGGTATACGCCTTCTGGCGATACGTGGTGACGCAGGTGAACTTCACCGGTGGTCTTTTCCACGGACAGGGTGCTTGCCTCGAGAGCGTCGTGCGAACGGCGCATGTCACGGGCGGAGCGGGATTTTTTGTTCTGCTGAACAGCCATAATTGATTAACTCCTAAACGTTTGGGTCACGCTTTAACTGCGCCAATACACTGAACGGGTTGGACCGCGTTACCTCGTCCTCGCTCGGTTCGGGCTCGTCATCGAGGCCCGCCGGCTGCTGGCATTCTTCCGGATGATGAGCAGGCACAATGGGCAAGGCGAGCAGAAGCTCCTCCTCGATCAGTGCATGCAGATCCAATGGATCTTCGCCCAGTTCCAGCACGTCATAACCTTTCGGCAACGACTGGGTATTCGCACCCTCCTTCACCACAGCATAACTGCACTCACTGTGGATCGGCAGGGTGACCAGCTCAAGACAACGCTGGCAAACCATTTTGACTTCGGTGTCGATAAAACTGTGGATTACCACAGACTTACGTTCATCTCGTTCAAAAACGAATTTGGCCTGCACCGTACCGACAGTGTCGGAAAGCGGGTCGCAGAGTCTCTCCAAATCGGCCAGCAGCAATTCACCTTGAAGGGAAGTGCCACGATCAGCCAATTTGCGCGGGTCAACGTGAGGTGGAATCGGGTCATTCAACATAGGCGCAGCATTATAGGGATGCCCCCAGCCATGTCAAAGGAAATTCAGCCCTGTGCGTCAGCCGGTCACCCCGCTAGAATCCCCGGCTGCCCTGAGGAGACGCCCATGCTGCCTTTATTACTTGCATCCAGCTCGGTTTATCGCCGGGAATTGCTCAGCCGCCTGCACCTGCCGTTCATCTGCAGCTCGCCGGATATTGACGAAAGCCACCGCGCAAATGAATCCGCCGTGGAACTGGTCAAGCGCCTGGCTGAACAAAAAGCCCGCGCCCTCGCCGCCAGCTATCCAGGGCATTTGATTATAGGCTCCGACCAGGTCGCGGCGCTCGACGGCCGGATCATCGGCAAGCCTCATACCTTCGAAAACGCCCGCGAACAATTGCTGGCCGCCAGTGGCAAGCGCATCAGCTTCCTGACCGGCCTGGCGCTGCTCAACAGCAAAACCGGCCAGTGCCAGGTCGATTACGTGCCCTTTACGGTACATATGCGTGAGCTGGACGCTGAACGCATCGAGCGTTACCTGCGCATTGAGCAGCCGTATGACTGCGCGGGCAGTTTCAAGGCAGAAGGGTTAGGCGTGAGTCTGTTTCAGAGCACCGAAGGACCGGACGCCACCAGCCTTGTAGGTTTACCGCTGATTCGCCTGGTGGATATGCTGCTGGCCGAAGGCGTACCGATCCCCTAAGTCGCACCACAAAACCAATATGGGAGCGGGCTTGCTCGTGAATGCGGCGTGTCAGACCCGAATGAGTTGGCTGATACACCGCGTTCGCGAGCAAGCCCGCTCCCACATTTTGAGCTATGCCAGCCTCAGGATCTCAGCGCAAGGTCGGACCCTGGAAGCCCATATACAACGCCAGCTTCTCCGCCACGCTGGCGCCCAACCGCTTGGAGAACCGGTCGAACGGTGACTCCTCGACGGTAAAGTCCACCAACTCTTTCTCACCCACCACATCCCGCGCCACCGAACTGGCACTGCCCAGGCCGTCGATCAGGCCCAGCGGCAACGCCTGCTCGCCCGACCACACCAGGCCGGAAAACAGTTCTGGATGGTCTTTGTCCTTCAGGCGGTCACCGCGCCCCTGCTTCACACTGGCAATGAAC
This window harbors:
- the fabG gene encoding 3-oxoacyl-ACP reductase FabG yields the protein MSLQGKVALVTGASRGIGQAIALELGRQGAVVIGTATSASGAERIAATLKENGVQGTGLELNVTSDESVAGVLAEITAQFGAPAILVNNAGITRDNLMMRMKDDEWYDVVDTNLNSLFRLSKGVLRGMTKARWGRIINIGSVVGAMGNAGQVNYASAKAGLEGFSRALAREVGSRSITVNSVAPGFIDTDMTRELPEAQREVLLTQIPLGRLGQAQEIANVVTFLASDGAAYVTGATIPVNGGMYMS
- a CDS encoding YceD family protein encodes the protein MLNDPIPPHVDPRKLADRGTSLQGELLLADLERLCDPLSDTVGTVQAKFVFERDERKSVVIHSFIDTEVKMVCQRCLELVTLPIHSECSYAVVKEGANTQSLPKGYDVLELGEDPLDLHALIEEELLLALPIVPAHHPEECQQPAGLDDEPEPSEDEVTRSNPFSVLAQLKRDPNV
- the rpmF gene encoding 50S ribosomal protein L32 produces the protein MAVQQNKKSRSARDMRRSHDALEASTLSVEKTTGEVHLRHHVSPEGVYRGRKVIDKGADE
- the plsX gene encoding phosphate acyltransferase PlsX gives rise to the protein MSALVIAIDAMGGDFGPRSIVQACVASLSATPSLHLTLVGQPSLLEELIASHPAVDRARLTITPAHETITMDEKPAAALRGKPDSSMRVALELLRDGKVHACVSAGNTGALMALSRFVLKTLPGIDRPAMVAAIPTQKGYCQLLDLGANVDCSAEHLFQFAVMGSVAAEALGVARPRVALLNIGTEDIKGNQQVKLAAALLQGARGVNYIGFVEGDGLYRGEADVVVCDGFVGNILLKSSEGLATMIATRIEALFKQNLASRLVGALALPLMRRLQADLAPARHNGASFLGLQGIVVKSHGSAGVEGFQSAIARALIEIQENLPQRLRGRLEDLLP
- a CDS encoding Maf family protein produces the protein MLPLLLASSSVYRRELLSRLHLPFICSSPDIDESHRANESAVELVKRLAEQKARALAASYPGHLIIGSDQVAALDGRIIGKPHTFENAREQLLAASGKRISFLTGLALLNSKTGQCQVDYVPFTVHMRELDAERIERYLRIEQPYDCAGSFKAEGLGVSLFQSTEGPDATSLVGLPLIRLVDMLLAEGVPIP
- the fabD gene encoding ACP S-malonyltransferase produces the protein MSTSLAFVFPGQGSQSLGMLAELGAQHPLILDTFKEASDALGYDLWALTQQGPEEQLNQTDKTQPAILTASIALWRLWLAEGGARPAFVAGHSLGEYSALVAAGSLTLGEAVKLVERRGQLMQEAVPAGQGGMAAILGLDDAVVIEACAEAAQGEVVSAVNFNSPGQVVIAGAKAAVERAIEGCKARGAKRALPLPVSVPSHCELMRPAAERFAESIAAINWQAPQIPLVQNVSAAVAADLDTLKCDLLEQLYKPVRWVESVQTLAANGATELVECGPGKVLAGLNKRCADGVSTANLNTPDAFAAARAALA